CCTATTGTTAGCTTTGCTATATTTGTCCTcttccttaattgtttgaaacctggacgttttactccatattatgaggcatgtattatcttgcttcaaagtagcctatagccaaaatcccaccatagaaatgttgaggcaattattttataaagacttcctcatatgcCTTCTCCCGTTCTATTCGTtctttcaactttctttcattgtctagcaACCAAAGGCATTaccctagtcatattagcaacccatgatagttgttgcatctttagatctcccctctttctaaatgTCTAACGGATATtaccatctctgtccatgaaaccgcTCGCATGTTTTCCCGCAAACTGCATTTTAGAACATttgcacatacactaccagtcaaaggtttggacaaacctactcattcaagggtttttgtttatatgtaaaaaaaaattacattgtagaataatagtgaagacatcaaaactatgaaataacacatatctaatcatgtagtaaccaaaaaacgattaaacaaataaaaataaaaatacactacacaattgctgatgctccagatactcaactagtcccaagaaggccagttttattgcttctttaaatcagcacaacaatttccagctgtgctaacataattgcaaaagggttttctaatgatcaattagccttttaaaatgataaacttggattagcaaacacaacgtgccattggaacacaggactgatggttgctgataatggacctctgtacgcctatgtagatattccattaaaaatcagccgtttccagcaacaatagccatttacaacattaacaatgtctacactgtatttctgatcaattggacaaaaaaattgctcttctttcgaaaacaaggacatttctaagtgaacccaaacttttgaacggtactgtatattttatatttaagattcttcaaatagccaccctttgccttgatgacagctttgcacactcttggcattctctcaaccagcttcatgaggtagtcacctggaatgcatttcaattaacaggtgtgccttcttaatagttaatttgtggaatttctttccttcttaatgtatttgagccaatcagttgtgttgtgacaaggtatacagaagatagccctatttggtaaaagaacaagtccatattagTGCAGTGTAAAAACCATCTAGCGCtaggatgaaactggctctcatgaggaccgccacaggaaaggaagacccagagttacctctgctgcagatgataagttaaattagagttaccagcctcagaaattgcagcccaaataaatgcttcacagagttcaagtaacagacacatctcaacatcaactgttcagaggagactgcgtgaatcaggccttcatggtcgaattgctgcaaagaaaccaatactaaaggacaccaataagaagaagagacttgcttgggccaagaaacacgagcaatggacattagactggtggaaatgtgtcctttggtctggagtctaaatttgagatttttggttccaaccgccgtgtctttgtgtgggtgaacggatgatctctgcatgtgtatttcccaccataaatcatggaggtggaggtgttatggtgtgggggtgctttgctggtgacactgtctatgatttatttcaaggcacacttaaccagcatggctaccacagcattctgcagcgatacgccatcccatctggtttgggcttagtgggactatcatttgttttttaacaggacaatgacccaacacagtttttttttttttgcttactacatgattacatatgtgttatttcatagttttgatgtcttcactattaatctacaatgtagaaaatagtaaaaataaagacagaccctggaatgagtaggtgtgtccaaacttttgactggtactgtaagtctaCCGCTGTGTGCACATTGCTGCAGAAGTTTATCAACATTTAGTTTattaacattttaagctaaaccttctgatctgttccatcagccttattaattgaTATGGCGTATACCTGTAGGCTAATTGGTGTGAAGGCTGTATTAGACTAAGCTTTTTTCCATTATTATTTTCTAGATAACAACAACATATGGTAACACAACAATCGCGAACgcctagcaacccaaaggttgtgtgttcaaatctcatcacggacaactttagcattttagctatttagccacttttcaactacttagcatgttagctaacccttccgctaaccctaactctaacccttttagctaacccttcccctaaccctttaacctaactcataaccttaacccctagcctagctaacattaatcagctagctaacgttagcattagccacctagctaacgttagccacaacaaattggaattcgtaacatatcatccgtttagcaaatttgtaacatattgtatgttttgcaaattcataacatattgtacattttgcaaaatcgtaacatatcatacaaattgtactTCGTAACATAtgatacgaaatggatgatggacatacacaaattaatacataccgtacgaaatgtaacatatcatactagaTGGAGTGTCTCCAATTTACATACAGAGAATTATACAAAATGCTTTGAGACCAGGtttctaaccctaactttaaattAAAACCAAAAAGCAAATTGTTGTTTTCATGCATTTTtaagatatagccaattttgacttttgtAGCTGCGGTAActaattcttcttcttcttcttcttcttcttcgatgaggtttaacggcggttggcatccaataaatgttgcattaccgccacctactaggcTGGAGtttaactcccttatactttgctttaaaaaaataaaatactacaaataccctaccatctaacactatactcacaaaaattaaaataataataataataataataataataataataataataataataataataaataccatactccactatttaaatatatttattcctacttcaggccaacagcctgaaaggatgggacaccaccactcaacacaccacgtaactcttctgatgtcaagtctcgcacacccaaatacctctctgcagctgccaccacaacctctattttctgtgacttacgttccatccctgcagtacagttgataaccatcactataaatgccaaaaatccaatcttactgaaacatatatcacttgttggtttatccctctgtactggtacagatctactcctcccaccactcctctcaggatccctcccccttgacccatcttcctctactttcttcactgcctcagcatatgacaacttctgcactactctaaccctggaaacctcaacctgcctctctaccctggaaacctcaacctgcctctctctctctcacaccggacatgtctgatccccagccccatgggaaCCCCTACAACTAACAcgtaccactactttccccaatgctacacattcctttgtctcatgcccttctgcacacttctcacacctcggaacctccctcctacacactgctgccacatgcccaaaagcttgacacctgtaacaaggtaatgtattcggcacaaaagcttgtACAGGATAATTTATATATCCTAACATTCCGGTAACTAATGGAAACCGTTGTGCCTATTGTTCAAAcgcatatctgccctctcattggctagaatggtcccacctgcctCCTCCCAACCCAACTGCCTTccatttttaaatacatttattttcattgttagagcggccacttgagtatctggttaATAATCTGGGTTTGGGGCTTTGCTTGCATGCATCACCCGACCTGGCATTACAGGAAGGCTACAGAGAGGCTGAGGACGACATCAGGGCCAGCAAGCCAACTGCATCATCTGGCATCACCATCATCAAATCATCTAACCTAACTCCAGTGGGTTGTTAGAAGCACCAGTCGCTGTCATTAACTGGCACACTCCGTTGTGAAGGAACTCTCCGAGCTGGCTTCATCACCATCAATGTCTTTGTTTTGTTaatctacctacagtggggaaaacaagtatttgatacactgccgattttgcaggttttcctacttacaaagcatgtagaggtctgtaatttttatcataggtacacttcaactgtgagagacggaatctaaaacaaaaatccagaaaatcacattgtatgatttttaagtaattcatttgcattttattgcatgacataagtatttggtacagaaacctttgtttgcaattacagagatcatatgtttcctgtaggtcttgaccaggtttgcaaacactgcagcagggattttggcccactcctccatacagaccttctccagatccttcaggtttcggggctgttgctgggcaatacagactttcagctccctccaaagattttctattgggttcaggtctggagactggctaggccactccaggaccttgagatgcttcttacggagccattccttagttgccctggctgtgtgtttcgggtcgttgtcatgctggaagacccagccacgacccatcttcaatgctcttactgagggtaggaggttgttggccaagatctcgcgatacatggccccatccatcctcccctcaatacggtgcagtcgtcctgcccctttgcagaaaagcatccccaaagaatgatgtttccacctccatgcttcatggttgggatggagttcttggggttgtactcatccttcttcttcctccaaacatggcgagtggagtttagaccaaaaagctctatttttgtctcatcagaccacatgaccttctcccattcctcctctggatcatccagatggtcattggcaaacttcagacgggcctggacatgcgctggcttgagcagggggaccttgcgtgcgctgcaggattttaatccatgatggcatagtgtgttactaatggttttctttgagactatggacccagctctcttcaggtcattgaccaggtcctgccgtgtagttctgggctgatccctcaccttcctcatgatcgttgatgccccacgaggtgagatcttgcatggagccccagaccgagggtgattcaccatcatcttgaacttcttccattttctaataattgcgcctacagttgttgccttctcaccaagctgcttgcctattgtcctgtagcccatcccagccttgtgcaggtctacaattttatccctgatgtccttacacagctctctggtcttggccatagtggagaggttggagtctgtttgattgagtatgtggacaggtgtcttttatacaggtaacgagttcaaacaggtgcagttaatacaggtaatgagtggagaacaggagggcttcttaaagaaaaactaacaggtctgtgagagccggaattcttactggttggtaggtgatcaaatacttatgtcatgcaataaaatgcaaattaattactttaaaatcatacgatgtgattttctggatttttgttttagattccgtctctcgcagttgaagtgtacctatgataaaaattacagacctctacatgcaagtaggaaaacctgtaaaatcggcagtgtatcaaatacttgttctccccactgtaattgttatgtctacttaaatgttttgtctttatCTTTAGGCTTGTACTGCAATTCAGATTTTAGCTGCAAATGTGTAGCCTACAAGATGAAATGGACCAATGAAACAATAAACCCTgcaatatatatatgtatatatatatatatatatatatatatatatatatatatatatatatatatatatatatatatatatatatataaactgctcaaaaaaataaagggaacactaaaaataacacatcctagatctgaatgaatgaaataatcttattaaatactttttctttacatagttgaatgtgctgacaacaaaatcacacaaaaatgttcaatggaaatcaaatgtatcaacccatggaggtctggatttggagtcacccctcaaaattaaagtggaaaaccacactacaggctgatccaactttgatgtaatgtccttaaaacaagtcaaaatgaggctcagtagtgtgtgtggcctccacgtgcctgtatgacctccctacaacgcctgggcatgctcctgatgaggtggcggatggtctcctgagggatctcctcccagacctggactaaagcatccgccaactcctggacagtctgtggtgcaacatggcgttggtggatggagcgagacatgatgtcccagatgtgctcaattggattcaggtctggggaacgggcggtccatagcatcaatgccttcctcttgcaggaactgctgacacactccagccacatgaggtctagcattgtcttgcattaggaggaacccagggccaaccgcaccagcatatggtctcacaaggggtctgagaatctcatctcggtacctaatggcagtcaggctacctctggcgagcaaatggatggctgtgcggccccccaaagaaatgccaccccacaccatgactgacccaccgccaaaccggtcatgctggaggatgttgcaggcagcagaacgttctccacggcgtctccagactctgtcacgtctgtcacatgtgctcagtgtgaacctgctttcatctgtgaagagcacagggcgccagtggcgaatttaccaatcttggtgttctctggcaaatgccaaacgtcctgcacgggtttgggctgtaagcacaacccccacctgtggacgtcgggccctcataccaccctcatagagtctgtttctgaccgtttgagcagacacatgcacatttgtggcctgctggaggtcattttgcagggctctggcagggctcctcctgctcctccttgcacaaaggcggaggtagcagtcctgctgctgtgttgttgccctcctacggccttctccacgtctcctgatgtactggcctgtctcctggtagcgcctccatgctctggacactacactgacagacacagcaaaccttcttgccacagctcgcattgatgtgccatcctggatgagctgcactacctgagccacttgtgtgggttgtagactccgtctcatgctaccactagagtgaaagcaccgccagcattcaaaagtgaccaaaacatcagccaggaagcataggaactgagaagtggtctgtggtcaccacctgcaaaaccagtcctttattgggggtgtcttgctaattgcctataatttccacctgttgtctattccatttgcacaacagcatgtgaaatgtattgtcaatcagtgttgcttcctaagtggacagtttgatttcacagaagtgtgattgacttggagttacattgtgttgtttaagtgttccctttatttttttgagcagtatatatatatatatatatatatatatatatatatatatatatatatatatatatatatatatatatatgcagggTTTATTGTTTcattggtatatatatatatatatgcaggtttcatatatatatatatatatatatatatatatatatatatatatatatatatgcagggtttattgtttcatttcatttcatttcttgtAGGCTACACATTTGCAGCTAAAATCTGAATTGCAGTATATGCCTACAGATACAGAGAAAACatttaatatacagtatgtgtaatgtagcctatcatgtaatatacagtatgtgtaatgtagcctatcatgtaatatacagtatgtgtaatgtagcctatcatgtaatatacagtatgtgtaatgtagcctatcatgtaatatacagtatgtgtaatgtagcctatcatgtaatatacagtatgtgtaatgtagcctatcatgtaatatacagtatgtgtaatgtagcctatcatgtaatatacagtatgtgtaatgtagcctatcatgtaatatacagtatgtgtaatgtagcctatcatgtaatatacagtatgtgtaatgTAGCCTATCAATCGCAGAATCGGCTGTGACATAACGTGTAGCATTGAAACCATGCAGTTACATCTTGGTAGATGACTTTACAATCAAAGATCATTCAGTCAATTTATTCCTTGATCATTTTCATTCGGATTTTTTCAACCAGTGTAACCAACAACATGCACGGGCCAGCTCACGTTGAATTGCACGAACGGCATTCCCTTTACATTTTAGAAAGAAAGAGAACAACTGTAACATAGCGTATGCTTCAAAATAATAAACCCACATAGCCTAAGAGACACACATGAACAGTCAGACTTACCTTTCTCCAGGCTGCAATTTACATCTATGTTCCGAACTCAACTGATTTGTGATGGTGCGAAGGAATGGCAAATTCTGTCCGATGCCATGTTTAGTAATTTTAATATAGCTCTCTGAGCCTACAAGCCCGATTCTACCGTGCAAAAGGGAACCGTAGTTCTAAACTGCATTGCACTGTATGATAAATCCACCCCACAAAACACGCATATTGACAGCCGTGTGTGATGCGGCGAAACTGATGCTCGTTTATGGAAGTGATGGGGACGTTACAGTTGGGCAAGGCACTCTATCATATGGGGATCAAATTACAGCTACATTCTTAAAGAGATAGGCCTATTCATATGTCAATTTGCTAGTATCAACTTAACTCCCTGGTCAACAGTGACAATGTTTGGTGTTGCTGAAAAGACCATGGCTAGAACTCTGTCAGTCACATTGGTCCCGTGACTCAGATGGAGGTAAAAAGGGGGAGAGTATAGCCTACCAGAGGTGGTTTAGACTAGACCCAGGCTCAAGCAATACATAGGCTAACATTGCTTGAGATTTGGGGTTGCATTGGCTCCCCAAGCCAATCCACCTGGCCTATTAAAATAGACTTCTGATCCGGCATGTTCTGGTTCAATGTAGTAGAAACGGTTATTACTGAGATTATTATATTGACAGGTTTTGCCATGACAGTATGGCCATCAAATACAGAATGATTGCAGGCACATGCCAGAGGATGTTGCATTTTGTGGTCTGGATACTTGCTAGACATATTGATGATGCTGACTTGTTTTGTtgaataaactaaactaaaccaaAAAACTTCCTTGATTAATGGTTGAAGCTTAATCAAAACCAATCTCAGCAGTTTGGTTTTCCCCAATGACATCCATTTTATTGTTGCTATAACCGTTTCCAGGAAGCTGTACATTAATAACGCTTTTGCGCTCCGCTCCATCTGGTCCAAACGAGTGTCCGTAGTAGCAACCATGGCACTGTTGTTAGGATTATTCACAGGACTTTGTTTTACGGTGATTTGTGTTATTGTGCGGCTTCTGATTGTGATTCGTTGTGGATCAAAATGTAAACCGGGAGAGAAAGGTCCCGTCTGCGTGCTTGTCGTTGCTGGATCAGGTAACGACTTTGTAAAAgtagaggctagctagctagctaagctagcagCAGGTAGTGAAGCGTCCGAGCCAATCCTTTGCTTTTTGGGAATTTATTCATCTTTATCAATTACTAGGCTTTACTCTTTACTTTACACTCAAGTGGCATTTCTTGCTGCTTTTATGCTAGCTATTAAACTACAGAGTAGTAATAAAGATTCGCTTTGTTTAGGTAGCTAGGTAACCTAGTTATTAGGGCTGACGTCACCCAATAACAAACATAATGTGGCCGGGGAAGATGACCAAAGGAGACCAGCCTAAagctaaatgtattttttttaggCAGTTACATTATAATGCACAGTCAGTGTTTTATGTCAAAACATCACATTTTAACTTTCTTTATAAACACTATTGGCTTATCTGTGAGTAATTGTAAATTGCACCTTAATACGGATGATACTGTTTTGTTCTCTAGTGCCCTCTCTGTGAAACACGCCAGCTTGCTTTACATTCCATAGAAAACTCCCTTGTTGACATTAAAGTTTATGTTATCCAAATCTCATAATATTGACCCCACTGCCTTGCATAATGTAGCCTATAGGCTAGCTTGAGTGCAGCACCAATTGATTGATACGTTTTATATTTTAAAacgcatatacagtaccagtcagaagtttggacacacctactcattccagggtttttctttattttttacaattttctacattgtagaataatagtgaagacatcaaatctatgaaataacacatggaatcatgaagtaaccaaaaaagtgttaaacaaatcaaaatatatttgagattcttcaaatagccaccctttgccttgacagctttgcacactcttggcattctctcaaccagcttcatgaggtagtcacctggaatgcatttcaattaacaggtgtgcctaattaaaagttaatttgtggaatttatttccttcttaatgcgtttgagccaatcagttctgttgtgacaaggtaggggtggtatacagaagatagccctatttggtaaaatacaagtccatattatggcaagaaccgctcaaataagcaaagagaaatgacagtccatcattactttaagacatgaaggtcagtcaatccggaacatttcaagaactttgaaagtttcttcaagtgtagtcgcaaaaaccatcaagtgctatgatgaaactgcctctcatgaggaccgccacaggaaaggaagacccaaagttacctctgctgcagaggataggttctttagagttaactgcacctcagattgcagcccaaataaatgcttcacagagttcaagtaacagacacatctcaacatcaactattcagagaagactgcgtgaatcaggccttcatggccgaattgctacaaagaaaccactactaaaggtttCTTTAGACACCAGacgtgcttgggccaagaaacacgagcaatggacattagaccggtggaaatctgtccattggtctgatgagtccaaatttgagatttttggttccaaccgccgtgtcattgtgagactcagagtaggtgaacggatgatctctgcatgtgtggctcCCACTGTGAAGCGTGGAGGAGGAggttttatggtgtgggggtgctttgctggtgacactgtctgtgatttatttagaattcatggcacacttaaccagcatggctaccacagcattctgcagcgatacgccatcccatctggttttggcttagtgggactatcatttgtttttcaacaggacaatgacccaaaacacacctccaggctgtgtaagggctatttgaccaagaacgagagtgatggagtgctgcatcagatgacctggcctccacaatcccccaacctcaacccaattgagatggtttgggatgagttggaccacagagtgaaggaaaagcagccaacaagtgctcagcatatgagggaactccttcaagactgttggaaaagcttcctcatgaagctggttgagagaatgccaagagtttgcaaatctgtcctcaaggcaaagggtggctactttaaagaaatATAGTTTGaattgtttatcacttttttggttactacatgattccatatgtgtttcatagttttgatgtcttcactattatcctacaatgtagaaaattatttaaaaaataaagaaaaacccttgaatgagtaggtgtgtccgaacGTTTGACTGGCACTGTAGATAAACGAACTAAAACACAGAGAATTAACCTTGGTTTCTTATTTAGAATAGTCCTGCTTGACCTTTGACTACAGGAAGAAGATAGTACAGGTGACACTCATGCCAGTTCTAAATGATGGTGAAATGATCTATCTGTCTCCTCTGATTTGTGCCAAACTGCTTTTAGGTATAGGGCTGCTCAGTCCTTCAGGATCTATTACAGCTTGACATCCTGGTTTAATTAAGACTTTTAATACAggacctgttcattgtgaaatgtacTTGTAAAATCTAAGATTTTTGCTTTGTGGATATACTTTGTTTAAACTGTTTTGGATTATTGTAACACAGAGCAACATTGAAAAGAGACCCGGGGGATAATACTAGTGCTTGCTTCCATTGACCATGTAGCCTGCGTTACATCTATGCATTCACTGTGGTTTTTCTTCAGGGGGACATACCACTGAGATCCTGCGCCTGATGGAGAGTCTCTCCCAGTCCTACAGCCCAAGACACTATATCATCGCAGACACGGACAAGATGAGTGAAGACAAGATACGCACCTTTGAAAACGCAAAGAAAGACACTGGTTCAAAAGGCCAGGTAGGCATACAGCCTCTTGCAAATTAACTAGCGTAGTTCTTGAGTAGCCTATTTCAGACACCGTCATCAGCTTTCCTTTCAAAATATGGAAAAACATGGACACGTTAAGGTCTAAAGATGCATTGTTACCATTATTTGAAATATGAATTCCTCTCTGTTGCAATGATCTTTTATGAGTGCAGTTCTATTCAGAACGTCTATGTTTGTTAATTCTCGTTGAGATGAGATTCTGATCAGTAGTGTAAATCGAGTTCTCAGTGCAAGTCTTATCCTCACCACCAGATGGCGTCAactcctttttttattttatttggtgtGACAAAACTTCCCATCACTTGCTTACTTGCCGTTGAGCTAGATTTGTCTCTGTGTAGTCAGCATTGCTTATGGCACCTGTCCCTGCTGTAACGTGTATCTTTTAGCCTACTTTGTCCTATCAATTGGCCCTGTGAGATTTTAAGCTACCCTTCTCATTTCATCACTTCCCTCCCCGTCAAGTTTACCATCCAGAGGATCCCTCGTAGCCGTGAGGTGCGTCAGTcctggagttcctctgtggtcACCACTCTGAACGCCCTGCTCTACGCCATTCCTCTGGTGTTCAGGCTCAGGCCAGACATGGTAGGTTGAATCATAATGTAATATCTCGTATAGCCTAATTAGGCCTGACATGGTACTTTAGATCTACAGGACGCTGCTGTACCCTATCCCATTGAGTCTCTCTCAGACCAGACATGGGAGGTTTATTCGTAATGGAATATAATCCGTCCAGACATAGTTGGTTTAGGATACAGCCCCCCAGTGTGCAaccatagcctggtcccagatctgtttgtgctgtcttgccaactcctatggtggATCGCCATGCCAAACAAtcaccataggagttggctaaacaatagatctgggaccaggctatggtACCATTCTCCCGACTTCATTTTCAGATACCTTTGCTACCACATCGTTATCAACGTTTGTCTTCCAGGCGTTAATCTACAATGTTAAACATTTCACGGCCTTCAGTCTTCTCACACTAGTCAAAGTCCCTCACAGTTTGTGTGTAAAATGTCTTCCCGTTCTGTCATATTCATTACATGTTCATGATTCATGGGCCTTTCagtggtctgtctgtgtctgtgtttggaGGAAACCAGTTTCACTCAACTCAGAAACGTAGATTTGGTTCTTTATAACTCTTATTGTAGGCCTAGATATCAATTCATGAGTTCAGTTCTTTAATATGTCTTGTCATTTTGCTAATGTGAATAAGGAATAATGAAGCATAATGCTATTAAAAGAATTGATAGGCTGCATATGTCTTCAGTTTAAaattggagggagagggagggagagatcttGACATTTTTGTTCATTTACATCGGTAAGGTTTTTTTTTCGGCTGTTCAGGCACACAAACATTTTtctcgaggcaagccgaagtcggtagcTGAAGTCTACGCCaattcgtcggtgattggtcaacagtagggattattcaataaagtctttgtcattcaacgagagacgactcattttcatgc
This sequence is a window from Coregonus clupeaformis isolate EN_2021a chromosome 7, ASM2061545v1, whole genome shotgun sequence. Protein-coding genes within it:
- the LOC121569944 gene encoding UDP-N-acetylglucosamine transferase subunit ALG14 homolog, whose amino-acid sequence is MALLLGLFTGLCFTVICVIVRLLIVIRCGSKCKPGEKGPVCVLVVAGSGGHTTEILRLMESLSQSYSPRHYIIADTDKMSEDKIRTFENAKKDTGSKGQFTIQRIPRSREVRQSWSSSVVTTLNALLYAIPLVFRLRPDMVLCNGPGTCVPLCTAGLLLGLLGLKKVLIVYVESICRVESLSLSGKILYHFSDYFFVQWSTLKDKYPKSIYLGRIV